From one Malus sylvestris chromosome 1, drMalSylv7.2, whole genome shotgun sequence genomic stretch:
- the LOC126620578 gene encoding transcription factor HEC3-like, translating into MDINIDYASKLSLNSSGGQDLNHDDVSREDPILRHEISSSFEYSSLWPNFPLHLEGHHQTPSSSSTHHQYVPSPSNIHDHDQLIIDHHHQHHHRHHTHQVLLAAAAGNNNNTFMELDDHEDAQDQGPAATGEEELGAMKEMMYRIAAMQPVDIDPATIRKPKRRNVRISDDPQSVAARHRRERISEKIRILQRLVPGGTKMDTASMLDEAIRYVKFLKRQIRLLQSSSSSSSNVNNISIDGHHHQHDQHHPAAAPAAGAHDQCNTNIINGPSTSVGVPTAGVGLPLEWPLQHGSTASSSFTRHPDN; encoded by the coding sequence ATGGACATCAATATTGATTACGCAAGTAAGCTGTCTCTAAACTCTTCCGGCGGGCAGGATCTTAATCATGATGATGTTAGCAGGGAAGATCCCATCCTCCGACATGAGATCTCCTCCTCCTTTGAGTATTCTTCTCTTTGGCCAAACTTTCCTCTCCATCTTGAAGGGCATCATCAAACCCCATCCTCCTCATCTACCCATCATCAGTATGTTCCCTCCCCTTCGAATATTCATGATCATGATCAACTAATCATCGATCACCATCATCAACACCATCATCGTCATCACACTCATCAAGTACTACTAGCCGCCGCTGCAgggaataataataatactttcATGGAATTAGATGATCACGAAGATGCTCAAGACCAGGGCCCCGCCGCAACTGGTGAAGAAGAGCTTGGAGCTATGAAGGAAATGATGTACAGGATCGCCGCTATGCAGCCGGTGGACATCGATCCAGCTACAATCCGAAAGCCCAAAAGGCGGAATGTGCGAATCAGTGATGATCCCCAGAGCGTGGCTGCGCGTCACCGGCGCGAGAGGATAAGCGAGAAAATTCGTATCCTCCAAAGACTCGTTCCCGGAGGAACTAAAATGGATACCGCTTCTATGTTAGACGAAGCTATTCGATACGTCAAGTTCTTGAAGAGGCAAATCCGATTGCTACAAtcatcttcctcctcttccagtAATGTCAATAACATTAGTATCGATGGTCATCATCATCAGCATGATCAGCACCACCCAGCTGCAGCACCCGCAGCAGGAGCTCATGATCAGTGCAATACCAATATTATTAATGGTCCATCAACATCAGTTGGAGTTCCTACTGCAGGGGTTGGGTTGCCGTTGGAATGGCCGCTGCAGCATGGTTCCAccgcctcctcctccttcacTAGACACCCTGACAACTAG